The segment ACACGAGATCGATCCGCTCGGGGTCGGATGCGTCGAACACCTGCCCGCCCGTCGCATCCGCGATGCGCTTGAGTGCCGACCGGTCGGCGGATTCGCCGTAGGCGATCGGGAAGATGCGCACGAGCGCGTCTTCCCCGCCCTCCGTGACGTCCTGGCTCAGCCGCGCGACGAGCGAGTCGAGCGAGACGGTCGAATCCGTGTCCTCGCCGTCGGAGAGCAGCACGATGGCGTTGATCCTGCCGGGCTCTGCCCGCTCGCTCATCGTCTTGTACGCGGCGAGCACGGCGTCGTACAGCGGTGTTCCCGCGCGCTGCGCGTAGCGGAGGTCTTCCAGCGAGTCGCCCAGCGTCTCCCTATCGGCCCCGAGCGCCGACACATCACGGATCGGCACGATCCCCTCACCGGCCGCCGAATCCACCCCGGTCGTGAACGCCCACACCCCGATCTCGTCGGTGCCGCGGAAGTGCGCGAGCGTGCTCTGCGCGCCCTGGATCGCGCCGTCCAGGCGCGTGCGCCCATCGCCGATCCCCTCGTCCATGGATCCGGAGATGTCGATGAGCTCCATGACCGACGAGGGCTTGCGCACCTGCACCCACTGATCCAGCGCGGCCGAGATCGTGGCCACGTCGGGCTTGGGCAGGGTGACGGCGGGCTGCGCCGGATCGATGCCGTTCGCGACGGTGAACAGGTCGCCGAGAGCCGTCTCGTCGCCGAGAGGCCGGAAGCCGAACTGCGGAAGGATGCGCTGTGCCTCGGGCGTCTGCAGGAACGCGATGAACGCCTCGCCCGCGGTGCGCTGCTCGGGCGTCACCCAGTCGGCGCCGAGCACGGTGATCGGGTTGTCCGACCACATCGAGCCGCCCGACGGGTAGACGGCGACGAGCTTGTCCTTCGGCGGAGTGAGCGTCTCGCCCGGCTGCACGGTGTGCGAGTCGGGGTTTCCGAGGTTGTAGTTGATGAGCGAGGTCTCCTCCAGCGCCACCGCCGAGACGTAGCCCGAGCCGCCGGCACCGTGCTGCGTGTCCTCGTACAACGTCGTGAGCACGTTGCCCGTCGTGTCGCCGTAGTGGATGACGCACTCTTCGAACACGCGGGAAAACTCGGCGGCGGCATCCACATCCGCCGCGGTCAGCCCTTCGCTCTTGCCCGCCGCCTCATAGGACTGCATGAGGATGGTCGACAACCCGGTCGTCGACGTGTTCGGGTTGGTCTTGGAGATCTTGAACGATCCCCAGATGTCCTTGCCGACGCTGCCCCAGCCGGCGGGGTCCTGGCACAGCGCAGCGAGATCCGATACGCCGAGCGGCGTGTCGGGCCAGCCCAGCGCCCTCGCCATCGGCTCGGGCATGCCGAAGACGATCGGCGTATGCGTGAACGACACCGGTTCGCCCACAAGCGAGGCGGATGCGGCTGCCGCGACACGATCCGTCCAGACCGTCGACGCCGGGGACCACAGCGTGGGCCACAGGTCGCGGTCGGCGGCCGGCCAGTCGCCGCCCTGCGTGAGATAGCGGGATGCGTTGCCCGAGGAGACGTTGACGGGACGCACCGTGGCGCACGTGTCGAGGTCGGAATGCTGCTCGGACTCCGCGAACGCGGCCGCGAGCGCATCGAGCATGTTGACCTTCTCGGACGAGGTGGCCACCGTGATGTGCGTGCAGCCGTCGTCGGAGAAGCCGTCGTCGGCGCCGCTCGCCGTCGCCGCTCCCTCGTCGCCCGGTGCGCACGCCGAGAGGGCGAACGCGACGGTGGCGACCGTCAGGATGCCTGCGGCGCGCCGTGCAAAGGACACCGATCTGCTCCGGTGTGATCCTCGTCCTCGTCGTGTCGCGTCCATGGCTTCACCCTATCGACGTGCCGCGCTCCCGATCACGGGTCGCCGCTCTGAGACGGTCCGTCGCTCTGCCCCCGCGCTCGTCAGTCGCGCAGCGTCGCGCCGAAGCGCTCCTGCGCCACGGCGACCCCGGCGAGCTTCGCCTCGGTGGCCTCGGCGGCCGTCAGCGTGCGGTCGTCGGCGCGGAAGCGCAGCGCGAACGTGAGGCTCTTGCCGCCCTCGTCGACGCCGGGGCCGCGGTAGTCATCGACGAGTCGCACCGACTCCAGCAACGAGGGCGCCGCGCCCGCTCCTGCCGCGCCGTCCTGAAGCGCATCGCGCACGGCGGCCGCGGGGATGTCGGCGGCGACGAGCAGCGAGACGTCCTGCGTGGCCGCGGGGAAGGTCGACAGGTGCGCGGCGACGACGCGGGTTCCGGCGAGTGCGAGCAGGCGGTCCAGGTCGAGCTCGAGCACCGTGACCCGACCGGGCAGATCGGCGTCTGCCGAGACGGTCGGGTGCAGTTCGCCCACGTAGCCGATCTCGATGCGGTCTCCGTGGGCATCGACGACGAGAGCGCCGGTGCGTCCAGGATGCAGCGCCGCGCGCTGCGCCTGTTCGGTCTCGATGGTCACGCCCGCGGCGGTCGCGATGACGCGCACGGCGTCGAGCGCTTCGCCGAGCCCGTACGGCTCCGCGGCGCGACCGGGCTGGCGCGGCGAGACGTTGCCCGTGAAGACGGCCGCGACGTGCCGCGACTGCGGAGGGATCGCGGCGTTGAGCGCGGCGAGGGTCTCATCGGAGGGGCGCTCTCCCAGCGGAGGAACCGTGTCGGTGCCGTAGACCGTGCCGGGCGCGGGCAGGAACACCGTGCCGATCTCGAACAGCGCGAGATCCGTCATCCCGCGCGACACGTTGCGGTGCGCGGTCTGCAGAAGCGTGGGGATGAGCGAACGACGCAGGTACGGGGCCTGCCCGTCCAACGGGTTGGCCAGCTTCACGCTCGGCAGGTGCTCCCCCGAGGCGGAACCGTGCAGGTCGTTCTGCTGCTCGGTGGTGAAGGGGAATCCCGGCGTCTCCACGAGTCCGGACGCCGCGAGGGCATCGGCCACGCGCCGCCGCCCCTGCTGCGCTGCGGTGAAACCGCGCCCTGACGGCGGCGTGGGCAGGATGGAGGGGATGCGGCCCAGTCCGTGGATGCGCGCGACCTCCTCCGCCAGCGTCCATCGGTCAGTGAGGTCGGGACGCCACGTCGGCGGGATCACTTGCCAGCCGTCGTCGGTCGCGGTGACCTCCGCGCCGATCATCTCCAGAGCGTCGGCGACCTCGGCATCCGTGTAGTCCACGCCGATCAGGCCCGGTACGAACGTGCGGGGAAGGGCGATGCCCTCGACCTCGACGTCGGCGAACAGCGCGCCGCCCTCGTCGACCAGACGACCCCCGGCCAGCTGAACCATCAGATCGGCGACACGGCGGGCCGCGACGAACGGGATCAGCGGGTCGACGCCGCGTTCGAACCGCTTGGAGGCCTCGCTGGGGAGCTTGTGACGACGGGCGGTGCGCGCGATCGAGGTCGTATCGAAGATCGCCGCCTCGATGAGCACGTTGCGGGTCTTGTCCGACATCTCGGTCGTCGTGCCGCCCATCACGCCGGCCAGCCCGATCGGCCCGGACTCGTCGGTGATGAGGAGGTCTTCGACGTGCAGCGCGCGATCCTGACCGTCGAGCGTCGTCATCCTCTCCCCCGGCATCGCGCGGCGCACGGTGATACCGCCGGTGAGCGCGTCCAGGTCGTACCCGTGGATGGGGTTTCCGAGCTCGAGCATCACGTAGTTGGTGATGTCGATGAGCACGCCCAGCGAACGGATGCCGGCGAGCGTGAGGCGGGCGACCATCCAGGGCGGGGTGGGCCGGGAGGGATCGACCTCGCGCACCACGCGCACGGCGAACTCGCTGGCGCCGACGTTGCCGCGGATCGGGGCGTCATCCTGCACGGCGACGGAGAACCCGGACGCCGGATGCGCGAGCTCTTCGAAATCGCGCAGGGCCGGATCGCGGAAGGCCGCGCCCGTCGCGTGCGAGTATTCGCGGGCGACCCCGCGCAGCGAGAAGGCGTAGCCGCGGTCGGGTGTGACGTTGATCTCGACCGCCGCATCGTCCAGGTGCAGCAGCGCGATGGCGTCGGCGCCGACGGGGGCGTCCACGCCGATCTCGGACAGGATGAGGATCCCGTCGTGCTCGTCGCCG is part of the Microbacterium pseudoresistens genome and harbors:
- a CDS encoding substrate-binding and VWA domain-containing protein, whose protein sequence is MSFARRAAGILTVATVAFALSACAPGDEGAATASGADDGFSDDGCTHITVATSSEKVNMLDALAAAFAESEQHSDLDTCATVRPVNVSSGNASRYLTQGGDWPAADRDLWPTLWSPASTVWTDRVAAAASASLVGEPVSFTHTPIVFGMPEPMARALGWPDTPLGVSDLAALCQDPAGWGSVGKDIWGSFKISKTNPNTSTTGLSTILMQSYEAAGKSEGLTAADVDAAAEFSRVFEECVIHYGDTTGNVLTTLYEDTQHGAGGSGYVSAVALEETSLINYNLGNPDSHTVQPGETLTPPKDKLVAVYPSGGSMWSDNPITVLGADWVTPEQRTAGEAFIAFLQTPEAQRILPQFGFRPLGDETALGDLFTVANGIDPAQPAVTLPKPDVATISAALDQWVQVRKPSSVMELIDISGSMDEGIGDGRTRLDGAIQGAQSTLAHFRGTDEIGVWAFTTGVDSAAGEGIVPIRDVSALGADRETLGDSLEDLRYAQRAGTPLYDAVLAAYKTMSERAEPGRINAIVLLSDGEDTDSTVSLDSLVARLSQDVTEGGEDALVRIFPIAYGESADRSALKRIADATGGQVFDASDPERIDLVFASVINNF
- the pheT gene encoding phenylalanine--tRNA ligase subunit beta, whose translation is MRVPLSWLREYVDLAQDATAEDVLAALVTVGFEEEDVHRVEVSGPVVVGQVLSFEEEPQKNGKTIRWCQVDVGEDEPRGIVCGASNFAVGDKVVVTLPGAVLPGPFPIAARKTYGHVSDGMIASARELGLGDEHDGILILSEIGVDAPVGADAIALLHLDDAAVEINVTPDRGYAFSLRGVAREYSHATGAAFRDPALRDFEELAHPASGFSVAVQDDAPIRGNVGASEFAVRVVREVDPSRPTPPWMVARLTLAGIRSLGVLIDITNYVMLELGNPIHGYDLDALTGGITVRRAMPGERMTTLDGQDRALHVEDLLITDESGPIGLAGVMGGTTTEMSDKTRNVLIEAAIFDTTSIARTARRHKLPSEASKRFERGVDPLIPFVAARRVADLMVQLAGGRLVDEGGALFADVEVEGIALPRTFVPGLIGVDYTDAEVADALEMIGAEVTATDDGWQVIPPTWRPDLTDRWTLAEEVARIHGLGRIPSILPTPPSGRGFTAAQQGRRRVADALAASGLVETPGFPFTTEQQNDLHGSASGEHLPSVKLANPLDGQAPYLRRSLIPTLLQTAHRNVSRGMTDLALFEIGTVFLPAPGTVYGTDTVPPLGERPSDETLAALNAAIPPQSRHVAAVFTGNVSPRQPGRAAEPYGLGEALDAVRVIATAAGVTIETEQAQRAALHPGRTGALVVDAHGDRIEIGYVGELHPTVSADADLPGRVTVLELDLDRLLALAGTRVVAAHLSTFPAATQDVSLLVAADIPAAAVRDALQDGAAGAGAAPSLLESVRLVDDYRGPGVDEGGKSLTFALRFRADDRTLTAAEATEAKLAGVAVAQERFGATLRD